The Altererythrobacter sp. H2 genomic sequence CCGTTATCGCCTGCTCCTCAATGCCCGCCGCAGCGCGCAGGTGCAGGACGTGATCCGCGCATGGCTTGCCCGCCTGGAGTTTCCGCGCGGGGTGCGGGTGAGCGTTGACATCGATCCCTACAGTTTTGTCTGACCGTGCACGGACGGACTATCGACATTCCCCCTTGCAGCACGATAAGCAAAGCGGCGGCCGCCGAGAGGATCTGTGCCGCGCAGCTTTCGGGAGAATGCCATGCTCACTGTCCACCATCTCGGGATTTCGCAGTCCGAACGCATTGTCTGGCTCTGCGAGGAGCTGGAGCTAGACTACACGTTCAAACGCTATGACCGCCGCGCCGACAACCGGCTCGCACCTGATGAATACAAGGCGCTTCACCCCGCCGGCATGGCTCCGGTGGTGGAGGATGACGGCATGGTGCTCGCCGAGAGCGGGGCGATTTGCGAATATATCGACCGCAAATACGGCGGCGGCAAGCACTCGCCGGGTCCGGAGCATCCCGATTTCGCCCAGCATTTGTTCTGGTTCCATTATGCCAACGGCACCTTCATGACCAACGGCATGATGCAG encodes the following:
- a CDS encoding glutathione S-transferase family protein; the protein is MLTVHHLGISQSERIVWLCEELELDYTFKRYDRRADNRLAPDEYKALHPAGMAPVVEDDGMVLAESGAICEYIDRKYGGGKHSPGPEHPDFAQHLFWFHYANGTFMTNGMMQLMLAMAEPQNPMPAGFVADRTAKAWAQVEERLGEAEFLGGGQLTLADIMMVYCLTTARMFRESTLDGLPNTAAYLQRIAARPAYQRAWAKCEPGVAPNLT